From a region of the Danio aesculapii chromosome 4, fDanAes4.1, whole genome shotgun sequence genome:
- the LOC130222172 gene encoding uncharacterized protein LOC130222172 — MLTQIVIFNRRREGEVSKMEIQSYTSRDQTPMHKDIAAGLSDFEKKLCGYFQRVEIRGKRGRKVPVLLTPDMVVAVDFLIRMRERCQVPVENKHLFARPGALSHYRGADCIRLYAKESGAKHPEALCSTKLRKQVATLSTVLNLKDNEMDQLANFLGHDIRVHREFYRLPESTLQLAKISKVLIAMEKGRLPELQGKGLDGITIDPQDEMDVSSNSSSDEAELQTSSCRSQENEDHMNAGNLQDEGPQDEGLEVSSKKKAKMGSQKAHVGRPKSPSIVDLDVAHLKPGNCLRL, encoded by the exons ATGCTGACACAGATCGTCATTTTTAACAGAAGAAGAGAGGGTGAAGTGTCCAAGATGGAAATCCAGTCTTACACGTCTAGAGACCAAACACCAATGCACAAAGATATCGCAGCTGGGCTCAGTGACTTTGAGAAAAAGCTTTGTGGTTATTTTCAAAGAGTGGAAATACGTGGTAAGAGAGGGAGAAAAGTACCAGTGTTGCTGACCCCTGATATGGTTGTGGCTGTGGATTTCCTTATAAGAATGAGAGAAAGGTGTCAAGTTCCTGTTGAAAACAAGCATTTATTTGCTCGTCCAGGTGCTCTGTCTCACTATCGGGGTGCAGACTGCATTCGCCTGTATGCCAAAGAAAGTGGAGCAAAGCATCCAGAAGCCCTTTGCTCAACAAAGCTACGTAAGCAAGTTGCCACGTTGTCCACAGTATTAAACCTTAAAGACAATGAGATGGATCAATTAGCCAACTTCCTTGGCCATGATATTAGAGTTCATCGGGAGTTCTACCGCCTCCCTGAAAGCACTTTACAGCTTGCAAAGATTAGCAAGGTCTTAATTGCTATGGAAAAAGGGAGACTGCCCGAACTCCAGGGCAAAGGATTAGATGGCATAACAATAGATCCTCAAG atgAAATGGATGTCTCCAGCAACAGTTCCAGTGATGAGGCAGAACTGCAAACTTCAAGTTGCAGAAGTCAAGAGAATGAGGATCATATGAATG CAGGCAACCTGCAAGACGAGGGACCTCAAGATGAGGGACTCGAGGTGTCTTCAAAGAAAAAGGCAAAAATGG GCTCCCAGAAAGCACATGTGGGTAGACCTAAATCCCCCTCCATTGTAGACTTGGATGTTGCCCATCTCAAACCAGGTAACTGTTTGAGATTATGA